In Elephas maximus indicus isolate mEleMax1 chromosome 7, mEleMax1 primary haplotype, whole genome shotgun sequence, the following proteins share a genomic window:
- the ODF3 gene encoding outer dense fiber protein 3 isoform X1, with protein MAEEVWVGTWRPHRPRGPIMALYSSPGPKYLIPPTTGFMKHTPTKLRAPAYSFRGAPLLLAENCSPGPRYSVNPKILRTGKDLGPAYSILGRYHTKTTLTPGPGDYFPEKSTKHVFDSAPSHSISARTRTFRVDSTPGPAAYALPMVMGPHTVGKTSQPSFSIKGRSKLGSFSDDLHKTPGPAAYRQTDVQLTKWKAPQYTMAARVEPPGDKTLKPGPGAHSPEKVTLTRPYAPVVTFGIKHSDYMTPLVVDVE; from the exons ATGGCAGAGGAGGTATGGGTAGGCACCTGGAGGCCCCACCGCCCCCGGGGGCCCATCATGGCGCTCTACAGCAGCCCAGGACCCAAGTACCTGATCCCACCGACCACAG GCTTCATGAAGCACACCCCCACCAAGCTGCGTGCGCCGGCCTACAGCTTCCGGGGGGCCCCCCTGCTCCTGGCGGAGAACTGCTCCCCGGGACCCCGCTACAGCGTGAACCCCAAGATACTGAGGACGGGCAAGGACCTTGGCCCTGCCTACTCCATCCTGGGGCGCTACCACACCAAGACCACACTGACCCCAGGCCCCG GCGATTACTTCCCAGAGAAATCTACCAAGCATGTGTTCGACTCGGCGCCCAGCCACTCCATCTCAGCCCGGACAAGGACGTTCAGGGTGGACAGCACCCCAG GCCCCGCAGCATACGCGCTGCCCATGGTGATGGGCCCACACACGGTGGGCAAGACATCCCAGCCCTCTTTCTCCATCAAGGGCCGAAGCAAGCTGGGCAGCTTCAGTGATGACCTGCACAAG ACCCCAGGTCCTGCTGCCTATCGCCAGACTGACGTGCAGCTGACCAAGTGGAAGGCCCCGCAGTATACCATGGCTGCCCGTGTGGAGCCTCCAGGGGACAAGACTCTCAAGCCAGGACCAGGAGCCCACAGCCCAGAGAAG GTGACGTTAACCAGGCCCTACGCACCCGTGGTCACCTTCGGCATCAAGCACTCTGACTACATGACGCCCCTGGTGGTGGACGTGGAGTAG
- the ODF3 gene encoding outer dense fiber protein 3 isoform X2 produces MAEEVWVGTWRPHRPRGPIMALYSSPGPKYLIPPTTGFMKHTPTKLRAPAYSFRGAPLLLAENCSPGPRYSVNPKILRTGKDLGPAYSILGRYHTKTTLTPGPGDYFPEKSTKHVFDSAPSHSISARTRTFRVDSTPGPAAYALPMVMGPHTVGKTSQPSFSIKGRSKLGSFSDDLHKVTLTRPYAPVVTFGIKHSDYMTPLVVDVE; encoded by the exons ATGGCAGAGGAGGTATGGGTAGGCACCTGGAGGCCCCACCGCCCCCGGGGGCCCATCATGGCGCTCTACAGCAGCCCAGGACCCAAGTACCTGATCCCACCGACCACAG GCTTCATGAAGCACACCCCCACCAAGCTGCGTGCGCCGGCCTACAGCTTCCGGGGGGCCCCCCTGCTCCTGGCGGAGAACTGCTCCCCGGGACCCCGCTACAGCGTGAACCCCAAGATACTGAGGACGGGCAAGGACCTTGGCCCTGCCTACTCCATCCTGGGGCGCTACCACACCAAGACCACACTGACCCCAGGCCCCG GCGATTACTTCCCAGAGAAATCTACCAAGCATGTGTTCGACTCGGCGCCCAGCCACTCCATCTCAGCCCGGACAAGGACGTTCAGGGTGGACAGCACCCCAG GCCCCGCAGCATACGCGCTGCCCATGGTGATGGGCCCACACACGGTGGGCAAGACATCCCAGCCCTCTTTCTCCATCAAGGGCCGAAGCAAGCTGGGCAGCTTCAGTGATGACCTGCACAAG GTGACGTTAACCAGGCCCTACGCACCCGTGGTCACCTTCGGCATCAAGCACTCTGACTACATGACGCCCCTGGTGGTGGACGTGGAGTAG
- the SCGB1C1 gene encoding secretoglobin family 1C member 1 yields MKGSTAFLLVALALLCVCELAKGEDNNEFFMDFLQTLLVGSAEELYDGPLGKYNVNADAKAALVELKSCIDGLQPTHKAELVKLLVQVLGSEDGV; encoded by the exons ATGAAGGGCAGCACCGCTTTCCTGTTGGTGGCCCTTGCCTTGCTCTGCGTCTGTG AACTGGCCAAAGGGGAGGACAACAACGAGTTTTTCATGGACTTCCtacaaacactgctggtggggtctGCGGAGGAGCTCTACGATGGGCCCCTGGGAAAGTACAATGTTAATGCAGACGCCAAGGCGGCGCTGGTGGAGCTCAAGTCCTGTATCGATGGCCTGCAGCCCACGCACAAGGCAGAGCTGGTCAAGCTGCTG GTGCAAGTGCTGGGCAGTGAAGATGGTGTCTGA